A portion of the Terriglobales bacterium genome contains these proteins:
- the rmuC gene encoding DNA recombination protein RmuC has translation MGLLFASAVALFVGIASAYLFLRSRMAVAAERIQNLERRLAETQSEYQRGAAVLAEKDAALVARSNELAAVKAELTAERQAAIDKLALVQQSEQRLSESFDLLAARALKENTAEFLKLARNQFEQEQKMASGDLGMKKEAIEALLATASSSLKTLDEQIRSSDVERKQAEAALGQQITSLVDLQHRLSDETRRLSRALERPTVRGNWGEVQLRRVVEFAGMIEHCHFESQKTFSDDDGNRLRPDLVVHMPNGRVIAVDAKVSLDAFTKAANADQEQEVRAHLEQHAAQVRKHVDDLASKAYWQQFPNSPDFVVAFMPSEALLSAALQADATLLDDAAQSKVLLATPLTLIALLKAVHCGWREDKLAKNAEEISAIGRLLYSRLVTLGTHLSKLGDNIDRTVATYNQVIGSIERSAFPAARRFEQLGASAGDVLPELEFVEHLTRPLQSPEWKQSESGNEPLDFNRLALTESSGKPS, from the coding sequence ATGGGACTGCTTTTCGCCAGTGCGGTTGCACTATTCGTTGGTATTGCCAGCGCTTATCTCTTCCTGCGCAGCAGGATGGCGGTGGCTGCGGAGCGCATCCAGAACCTGGAGAGGCGCCTTGCGGAGACTCAGTCTGAGTATCAAAGAGGTGCCGCGGTGCTCGCCGAAAAGGACGCGGCGTTGGTTGCCCGCTCAAATGAATTAGCCGCGGTAAAGGCGGAGCTCACGGCCGAACGCCAAGCGGCTATCGACAAGTTGGCGCTGGTGCAACAGAGCGAGCAGCGCTTGTCCGAATCCTTTGATCTGCTCGCCGCAAGAGCGCTCAAAGAAAACACGGCCGAGTTTCTGAAACTTGCAAGAAATCAGTTCGAGCAGGAGCAGAAGATGGCCTCCGGCGATCTGGGCATGAAGAAGGAAGCCATCGAAGCTCTGCTCGCGACCGCGAGTTCTTCGCTCAAGACGCTCGATGAGCAAATTCGCTCCAGCGATGTTGAGCGCAAGCAAGCCGAGGCTGCCCTCGGACAGCAGATCACGTCGCTTGTAGATCTCCAGCATCGCCTTTCTGATGAAACGCGACGCCTTTCGCGGGCCTTGGAGCGTCCCACGGTGCGTGGCAACTGGGGCGAAGTGCAGTTGCGTCGCGTAGTCGAATTCGCAGGCATGATCGAGCATTGTCACTTCGAATCGCAGAAGACATTCTCCGATGACGACGGCAACCGACTGCGTCCCGATCTAGTCGTGCATATGCCGAACGGTCGGGTTATCGCCGTCGATGCCAAAGTGTCACTGGATGCCTTCACCAAGGCCGCCAACGCCGATCAGGAGCAGGAAGTTCGCGCTCATCTGGAACAGCACGCGGCGCAAGTTCGCAAGCACGTCGATGATCTGGCCTCGAAGGCGTACTGGCAGCAGTTTCCCAACTCACCCGATTTCGTTGTAGCTTTCATGCCCAGCGAGGCGCTACTAAGCGCCGCGCTCCAGGCGGACGCCACGCTGCTAGATGACGCTGCGCAGAGTAAAGTCCTGCTTGCGACACCACTCACGCTGATCGCTTTGCTGAAGGCTGTGCATTGTGGCTGGCGCGAAGACAAACTCGCCAAGAACGCCGAAGAAATCAGCGCCATTGGTCGTTTGCTCTATTCCCGGCTGGTCACGCTCGGAACCCATCTCTCCAAGTTGGGAGACAACATTGATCGCACGGTAGCTACTTACAATCAGGTCATCGGCTCCATCGAAAGAAGCGCTTTTCCGGCAGCTCGAAGGTTCGAACAGCTTGGAGCATCTGCCGGCGACGTACTCCCGGAGCTGGAATTCGTAGAGCACCTGACCCGCCCGCTCCAGTCTCCAGAGTGGAAGCAATCCGAATCCGGCAACGAGCCTCTGGACTTCAACCGCCTTGCACTCACAGAAAGCAGCGGAAAGCCCTCCTAG
- a CDS encoding glutamine--tRNA ligase/YqeY domain fusion protein, with protein sequence MTPANPATEAAAATPAAPAPQSNFIRDIIVQDLETNKFGGKVQTRFPPEPNGYLHLGHAKAICLNFGLAAEFGGKTNLRFDDTNPEKEEQEYVDSIIRDVRWLGFDWEDRMFYASDYFDQLYAWAVQLIKAGRAYVDDLSPDEIRKTRGTLTESGKNSPFRNRSVEENLDLFERMRKGEFPNGLRTLRAKIDMASPNLNIRDPVMYRILHADHHRTGSKWCIYPLYDFAHGQSDSLEKVTHSICTLEFEDHRPLYNWFIEQLGIFPSQQIEFDRLNLTYTLLSKRKLLQLVNDSHVRGWDDPRMPTLSGVRRRGYTPEALRNFCNSIGVSKTNGIIELAMLEHFLREDLNKRVPRVMAVLRPLKLVIENYPEGQVEQMDAINNPEDASAGTRKVPLSRVLYIERDDFRENPPKHFYRLSPGREVRLRYGYFVTCTNVVKDASGEVVEIHCTYDPATRGGNAPDGRKVKSTIHWVSAAHAINAEVRVYDNLFLKENPNEVEEGKDWTANLNQNSLEVIRDAKLEPSLANAGSGARYQFERLGYFCVDPDSKPGAPVFNRTVALKDTWAKVEKRSA encoded by the coding sequence ATGACCCCTGCGAATCCAGCAACCGAAGCCGCGGCCGCAACACCAGCCGCTCCAGCCCCTCAGTCGAACTTCATTCGGGACATCATTGTTCAGGATCTCGAGACCAACAAGTTCGGCGGGAAGGTACAAACGCGCTTTCCTCCCGAGCCCAACGGCTATCTGCATCTCGGCCATGCAAAAGCGATCTGCTTAAACTTCGGCCTGGCAGCCGAGTTTGGCGGCAAGACCAATCTCCGCTTCGACGACACCAATCCGGAAAAAGAAGAGCAGGAGTATGTAGATTCCATCATTCGCGACGTGCGCTGGCTCGGCTTTGACTGGGAAGATCGGATGTTCTATGCCTCCGACTACTTCGACCAGCTCTATGCGTGGGCCGTGCAACTGATCAAAGCCGGTAGAGCGTATGTTGATGATCTCAGCCCTGACGAGATCCGCAAGACGCGCGGAACTCTAACCGAGTCGGGGAAGAATAGTCCATTTCGGAACCGTTCCGTCGAGGAGAACCTTGATCTCTTCGAGCGCATGCGTAAGGGAGAATTCCCGAATGGATTGCGCACGCTCCGCGCGAAGATCGATATGGCGTCTCCCAACCTGAACATCCGCGATCCAGTGATGTATCGCATCCTCCACGCCGACCATCACCGTACCGGCAGCAAGTGGTGCATCTATCCGCTCTACGATTTTGCGCACGGCCAGTCGGATTCGCTGGAGAAGGTCACGCACTCGATTTGCACCTTGGAGTTCGAGGATCATAGACCGCTTTACAACTGGTTTATCGAGCAGCTTGGCATCTTTCCATCGCAGCAGATCGAATTTGATCGCCTCAACCTAACCTATACGCTCCTGAGTAAGCGCAAGCTCCTGCAGCTCGTGAACGACAGCCACGTGCGCGGATGGGACGATCCTCGCATGCCCACGCTCTCCGGAGTCCGCCGCCGCGGATATACACCTGAAGCGCTGAGGAACTTCTGTAACTCAATCGGCGTGTCAAAGACAAACGGAATTATCGAGCTGGCGATGCTCGAGCATTTTCTCCGTGAGGATCTCAACAAACGTGTGCCGCGCGTGATGGCTGTGCTGCGCCCCTTGAAGCTGGTGATCGAAAACTATCCGGAAGGGCAAGTCGAGCAGATGGACGCGATCAACAACCCGGAAGACGCCAGCGCCGGCACGCGCAAAGTCCCGCTCTCGCGTGTCCTCTACATTGAGCGCGACGACTTCCGCGAGAATCCGCCAAAGCACTTTTACCGGCTCTCACCGGGGCGTGAAGTGCGATTGCGATATGGATACTTTGTCACCTGCACGAACGTGGTGAAGGACGCGAGTGGCGAAGTCGTCGAAATTCACTGTACGTATGATCCGGCGACACGCGGCGGCAATGCCCCTGACGGACGCAAAGTGAAGTCCACGATCCACTGGGTGTCGGCTGCCCATGCAATCAATGCTGAGGTGCGCGTTTACGACAATCTATTTCTGAAAGAAAATCCCAACGAAGTCGAAGAAGGCAAAGACTGGACGGCGAACCTGAACCAGAACTCGCTCGAAGTCATTCGCGATGCCAAGCTCGAACCATCACTCGCGAATGCTGGTTCCGGTGCTCGATATCAATTCGAGCGACTGGGTTACTTCTGCGTGGATCCTGACTCCAAACCTGGCGCCCCAGTGTTCAACCGTACAGTCGCCCTCAAAGATACGTGGGCGAAGGTGGAAAAACGAAGCGCCTGA
- a CDS encoding M13 family metallopeptidase, producing the protein MRLLNPVTVVALFSMALFAADDSALRGVYVGDIDKSVNPCVNFFDYANGAWRKQNPIPPSMVRWSRRWESGETNKDVLHGILEETAKQSEKTKPGSTDQLVSDYYGACMDEKAIEQRGIEPIRPDLNLIKSMKSRADLQKVITHLNEEALFAPFAFGSNPDRHEPTNVIADFEASGLGLPDRDYYFKDDEKSKETRQKYLEHVAMVFQLAGSNAAEANATAQTVMKMETALAGASLTNVELRDPKATDHKMTVADAQMLSPNLQWQRYFSDLKVDSKVPFNVGEPKFLAEVDRQLANTPIADWKTYLTWHVLRTASPYLSSKFVDEDFAFNQKYLNGAQEMKPLWKRCAESEDSLLGEALGKKYVEKVFPPEAKTRVQEIVKNILAALHDDIEQLTWMSPETKQKALLKLSTFNPKIGYPDKWKDYSSVKITRTSYMGNVIEASKFLVRDDLDLIGKPIDRGRWGMTPPTSNAYYNPLLNEIVFPAGILVPPLFDVKANDAVNYGSIGPIIGHEISHGFDDQGAQFDEVGRLHDWWTPADYRTFQTRAQCVVDQFNSYSIEGGMHHNGKLVLGESIGDLGGLRLGYLALEKSMEGKPRPENVDGFTPEQQYFIAWGQARGDEIRPETQRQMVLTDPHPIGKYRVIGPMSNMPEFQKAFSCKESDPMVRPADQRCAIW; encoded by the coding sequence ATGCGTCTACTCAATCCTGTAACCGTCGTCGCGCTCTTCTCGATGGCGCTGTTTGCTGCCGATGATTCAGCCCTCCGAGGCGTATATGTCGGCGACATAGACAAATCGGTCAACCCTTGCGTCAACTTCTTTGATTACGCGAATGGCGCGTGGCGTAAACAGAACCCAATTCCACCAAGCATGGTGCGCTGGAGTCGACGTTGGGAATCGGGCGAGACCAACAAAGATGTCTTACACGGCATTCTCGAAGAGACTGCCAAGCAATCAGAGAAGACAAAGCCTGGCTCAACCGATCAATTAGTCAGCGACTACTACGGCGCGTGCATGGACGAGAAGGCCATCGAGCAACGGGGAATTGAGCCGATACGACCTGATCTCAACTTAATCAAGTCAATGAAGTCCCGTGCCGATCTGCAAAAGGTCATTACTCACCTCAACGAAGAGGCTCTGTTCGCGCCCTTTGCATTCGGATCGAATCCCGACCGGCACGAACCTACAAACGTGATCGCCGACTTCGAAGCGTCCGGACTCGGTCTGCCCGATCGCGACTACTACTTCAAAGACGACGAGAAGTCGAAGGAAACACGCCAAAAGTATCTGGAACACGTTGCTATGGTTTTCCAGCTTGCTGGGTCAAACGCCGCAGAGGCAAATGCGACTGCGCAAACCGTGATGAAGATGGAGACCGCACTTGCCGGAGCATCGCTGACCAACGTCGAACTACGCGATCCCAAGGCGACAGATCACAAGATGACGGTGGCCGATGCGCAGATGCTCAGTCCAAACCTTCAATGGCAGCGTTACTTCTCCGATCTGAAAGTTGACAGCAAGGTTCCCTTCAACGTCGGAGAACCTAAGTTTCTCGCTGAAGTCGACAGGCAGCTCGCAAATACTCCTATTGCCGACTGGAAGACCTATCTCACTTGGCACGTCTTGCGCACTGCATCGCCTTATCTCTCTTCAAAGTTCGTCGACGAAGATTTCGCCTTCAATCAGAAGTACCTGAACGGCGCACAGGAGATGAAGCCACTCTGGAAACGCTGTGCGGAGTCTGAAGACAGTCTGCTTGGTGAGGCGCTTGGCAAGAAGTACGTGGAAAAGGTCTTTCCGCCTGAAGCTAAGACTCGTGTGCAAGAGATAGTAAAGAATATTCTTGCTGCCTTGCATGACGATATCGAGCAGCTCACGTGGATGAGTCCCGAAACAAAACAAAAGGCGCTGCTCAAGCTGTCGACCTTCAATCCGAAGATCGGCTATCCCGATAAGTGGAAGGATTATTCCAGCGTAAAGATCACCCGCACTTCCTATATGGGGAATGTGATCGAAGCGTCGAAGTTCCTTGTCCGGGACGATCTCGATCTGATCGGTAAGCCAATCGATCGCGGCCGCTGGGGCATGACGCCACCAACCTCGAATGCTTACTACAATCCGCTACTGAACGAGATCGTTTTCCCCGCCGGCATTCTTGTGCCGCCGCTCTTCGACGTGAAAGCCAACGACGCGGTGAACTACGGTTCAATCGGACCGATCATCGGGCACGAGATCTCCCATGGCTTCGACGATCAAGGCGCGCAGTTCGATGAGGTCGGACGGCTTCACGATTGGTGGACGCCTGCCGATTACAGAACATTCCAGACACGCGCACAGTGCGTCGTTGATCAATTCAACAGCTACTCCATTGAAGGCGGAATGCACCACAACGGCAAGCTAGTGCTTGGCGAGAGCATTGGGGATTTAGGCGGACTACGTCTCGGTTACCTCGCTCTCGAGAAATCGATGGAGGGCAAACCACGTCCCGAAAATGTCGATGGATTCACGCCTGAACAACAGTACTTCATCGCCTGGGGTCAGGCCCGAGGAGATGAGATTCGTCCGGAGACACAGCGGCAGATGGTGCTCACCGATCCGCATCCGATCGGCAAGTATCGTGTCATCGGGCCCATGAGCAACATGCCCGAATTCCAGAAAGCGTTCTCATGCAAAGAGAGCGATCCGATGGTTCGCCCAGCAGATCAACGCTGCGCGATCTGGTGA
- a CDS encoding ABC transporter permease, giving the protein MVFEGMAAMADTRANLTGNGNPEQVVVQNVTAGFFRVVRVNPVLGAGFTEENWKKGSDDVVILDYGFWKERFGGDPYLIGKTIDIDGKPHVVVGVAPKDFTLYVKDGSLTGAKPQMWAPWAVPQSFGDRKQGIGRYLTVVARMKPGVKLPQAQDQMNTVATRLQQQYPDTNTHWGATVVSIREQLSGDLRPALVTLFCAVAFVLLIACANVSSLLLARAAKREREIAIRTAIGASRWRVARQLLTESLLLAIIGGALGLLFAVWGTNALLAASPKGLLGLNSVSVDGKLLSFAAAATLLSSLLFGFLPSYVASHSPIAETLKEETRSSASARRGVVRHALVVGQMGLALVLLAGSGLLIRSFIRLAGVNPGFESRNLLTFQVALPRTKYAKDELQVVFFNEFLNRISRIPGVRSVTMENYPPLTGLGAATGVHILGQPQLSKSEGPVSGVRVVGPDYFHTMGIPILAGRTFNDAELHQTRRVVIVNQAFVDKHLPGENPLGKRVVIYMRDEKVDDENPSEIIGVCGSVRQMSPGEEPKPNAYWPMPELPYSRMTVLTRTSNDPLSLVPPIRRELRQMDSELPMASIASMDQLLADSLSRSRFMMFVLGVFAAIALVLTVVGIYGVIAYSVAQRTHEIGIRMALGAQRRNVLSLVLGEGTRLTLIGVGIGIVAAVALTRLMGSLLYGISSTDPLTFAAVILTLAAVAFLATFVPARHATRVSPVVALRYE; this is encoded by the coding sequence TTGGTTTTCGAGGGCATGGCTGCAATGGCAGACACGCGCGCAAACCTCACCGGCAATGGCAACCCTGAGCAGGTTGTAGTTCAGAACGTAACGGCTGGTTTCTTCCGGGTTGTGCGTGTAAATCCCGTTTTGGGCGCCGGATTTACCGAAGAGAACTGGAAGAAAGGTAGCGACGATGTAGTAATTCTGGATTACGGCTTCTGGAAGGAACGCTTTGGCGGCGATCCTTACCTGATCGGTAAGACCATCGACATCGACGGAAAGCCCCACGTCGTCGTCGGTGTCGCTCCGAAAGATTTCACTCTCTATGTGAAGGATGGATCTCTCACAGGTGCGAAGCCGCAGATGTGGGCGCCATGGGCGGTTCCTCAATCGTTTGGCGATCGCAAACAAGGTATTGGTCGTTATCTCACGGTAGTCGCGCGCATGAAGCCAGGGGTGAAGCTGCCGCAGGCACAGGACCAGATGAACACCGTAGCCACGCGACTGCAGCAGCAGTATCCGGATACGAATACGCACTGGGGCGCCACGGTCGTTTCCATACGTGAGCAATTGTCAGGCGACCTGCGGCCTGCCCTCGTTACGCTGTTCTGCGCTGTTGCCTTCGTGCTGCTCATTGCGTGCGCGAATGTATCCAGCCTTCTGCTGGCGCGCGCGGCCAAGCGAGAGCGGGAGATCGCGATTCGGACTGCTATCGGCGCGAGCCGTTGGCGCGTTGCTCGGCAGCTGCTGACTGAGAGTCTGCTGCTCGCGATCATTGGGGGCGCCCTGGGACTGCTGTTTGCAGTTTGGGGCACTAATGCACTGCTCGCCGCGAGCCCGAAAGGCCTCTTAGGATTGAATTCTGTCTCTGTTGATGGGAAATTGCTGAGCTTTGCTGCTGCTGCAACTTTGCTTTCGAGCTTGCTATTTGGCTTCTTGCCTTCCTATGTCGCTTCGCATTCCCCTATTGCAGAAACTTTGAAAGAGGAAACGCGAAGCTCCGCGAGTGCACGACGCGGCGTTGTGCGACATGCGCTGGTTGTAGGCCAAATGGGACTGGCTCTTGTCCTGCTCGCGGGTTCGGGATTGCTCATTCGAAGCTTTATTCGCCTGGCCGGCGTCAATCCTGGATTCGAGAGCCGTAACCTGCTCACCTTCCAGGTGGCATTGCCACGAACCAAGTACGCAAAAGATGAGCTTCAAGTGGTTTTCTTCAATGAGTTCCTGAATCGAATTAGCCGCATTCCCGGTGTGCGCTCTGTAACCATGGAGAATTACCCTCCACTTACTGGACTAGGAGCGGCCACCGGCGTCCACATTCTCGGCCAGCCTCAGCTTTCGAAATCCGAGGGTCCCGTTTCGGGAGTCAGAGTTGTCGGTCCAGATTATTTCCACACAATGGGGATTCCTATTCTGGCCGGACGAACTTTCAATGACGCAGAGCTGCATCAGACACGTCGTGTTGTGATCGTGAATCAGGCATTTGTCGATAAGCATCTGCCGGGAGAAAACCCGCTGGGCAAGAGAGTAGTGATCTATATGCGCGACGAGAAGGTCGACGATGAGAATCCGTCGGAGATCATCGGCGTCTGCGGCTCCGTTCGCCAGATGAGCCCTGGCGAAGAGCCCAAGCCGAATGCATACTGGCCAATGCCAGAGCTGCCCTACTCGCGCATGACTGTCCTGACAAGAACGTCAAATGATCCGTTGTCTCTGGTGCCTCCCATTCGACGTGAACTGCGGCAAATGGATTCGGAATTGCCAATGGCTTCCATCGCTAGTATGGATCAGCTTCTGGCCGATTCCTTGTCGCGTTCTCGTTTCATGATGTTTGTGCTCGGAGTGTTTGCCGCAATCGCGTTAGTGCTCACCGTCGTGGGAATCTATGGTGTCATCGCGTACAGCGTGGCCCAGCGCACGCACGAGATTGGAATTCGTATGGCCCTCGGAGCACAACGCAGAAACGTCCTTAGCCTCGTGCTCGGAGAGGGAACGCGACTTACATTGATCGGCGTCGGTATTGGGATCGTTGCGGCTGTTGCCTTGACGCGACTGATGGGTAGCCTGCTTTATGGAATCAGCTCTACCGACCCACTTACCTTCGCCGCTGTCATTCTGACGCTCGCAGCGGTCGCTTTTCTAGCAACCTTCGTTCCCGCACGCCATGCAACACGAGTGAGCCCGGTGGTTGCGTTGAGATATGAGTGA
- a CDS encoding permease prefix domain 1-containing protein: MRSITNLLGQDVNSWKPSRTRGESSRRLWPTFLRLHRRLPVLSDVIFRLRSLFQRERVEEEMNEELRFHFERQVEKYVATGLSREEAKRRARLMIGGEDKVKEEVREARGVGFVETLIQDLGYGVRMLRKNPSFTVVAILTLALGMGATTAIFSIVDALLLRPLPYNDPASLVVVWENSIKHSHPHNVVAPRIFSIGNVRIWFSRAWLQWQTRAQTSPAMATLSRL, from the coding sequence GTGCGAAGTATTACGAACTTACTCGGGCAGGACGTAAACAGCTGGAAACCGAGCAGGACTCGTGGCGAAAGCTCACGACGGCTGTGGCCCACATTCTTGAGACTACATAGGAGACTGCCCGTGCTCAGCGATGTGATATTCCGTTTACGTTCTCTTTTTCAGCGCGAACGGGTGGAAGAAGAGATGAACGAAGAACTGCGCTTCCACTTCGAGCGACAAGTGGAGAAGTACGTGGCCACAGGCCTTTCCCGCGAGGAAGCGAAACGTCGTGCTCGTCTCATGATTGGCGGAGAAGACAAGGTCAAAGAAGAAGTCCGTGAAGCGCGCGGTGTTGGCTTCGTCGAAACTCTCATTCAGGACCTCGGCTATGGCGTGCGCATGCTGCGCAAGAATCCAAGCTTCACGGTTGTCGCCATCCTGACGTTAGCCCTCGGCATGGGAGCGACTACGGCGATCTTCTCCATTGTCGACGCTCTTTTACTACGTCCTCTACCCTACAACGATCCTGCCAGCCTCGTCGTCGTTTGGGAGAACAGCATCAAACATTCCCACCCTCACAACGTCGTCGCGCCCCGAATTTTCTCGATTGGCAACGTCAGAATTTGGTTTTCGAGGGCATGGCTGCAATGGCAGACACGCGCGCAAACCTCACCGGCAATGGCAACCCTGAGCAGGTTGTAG
- a CDS encoding PadR family transcriptional regulator, with amino-acid sequence MSETRIDLPQGTLDLLILKTVTLEPLHGWAISERIQQISKEVLQVQQGSLYPALHRLERRGWIKARWGASENNRRAKYYELTRAGRKQLETEQDSWRKLTTAVAHILETT; translated from the coding sequence ATGTCCGAGACTCGCATCGATCTTCCCCAAGGCACATTGGATCTATTGATCCTGAAAACGGTCACTCTCGAACCACTGCACGGATGGGCGATTTCCGAGCGAATTCAGCAGATTTCAAAGGAAGTCCTTCAAGTGCAGCAGGGTTCGCTCTATCCCGCATTGCACCGGCTCGAGCGTCGTGGCTGGATCAAGGCCCGCTGGGGAGCGTCGGAAAACAACCGCCGTGCGAAGTATTACGAACTTACTCGGGCAGGACGTAAACAGCTGGAAACCGAGCAGGACTCGTGGCGAAAGCTCACGACGGCTGTGGCCCACATTCTTGAGACTACATAG
- a CDS encoding DinB family protein, with product MSFPAIAADLSETVLGCEPLLRQIRNVDATFRPAPEKWSKKEILGHLIDSAANNHQRFVRAAAQGSLEFPGYEQEKMVAVQNPNVAGWELLVELWSAYNRYLAYVIGQLPASCEKASCSIAGRPPVTLLWIATDYVEHMKHHLNQILGNRFPTAYGAKA from the coding sequence ATGAGTTTTCCTGCAATTGCCGCTGACCTGTCGGAAACGGTATTGGGCTGCGAGCCTTTGCTCCGCCAAATTCGAAATGTGGACGCCACTTTTCGTCCGGCTCCTGAAAAGTGGAGTAAGAAAGAGATTCTTGGCCATCTGATCGACTCAGCGGCAAATAATCATCAGCGCTTTGTGCGCGCTGCGGCGCAGGGCAGTCTGGAGTTTCCTGGCTACGAACAGGAAAAGATGGTTGCAGTACAGAATCCCAACGTCGCCGGTTGGGAATTGCTGGTAGAGCTGTGGTCCGCGTATAACCGCTATTTAGCCTACGTCATCGGGCAGCTGCCGGCCTCGTGCGAGAAAGCGTCCTGCAGCATCGCAGGTCGTCCTCCGGTGACACTTCTCTGGATCGCTACCGATTACGTCGAGCACATGAAGCATCATCTCAACCAGATACTTGGCAATCGCTTTCCGACTGCGTACGGCGCGAAGGCATAG